A single uncultured Acetobacterium sp. DNA region contains:
- the rpmB gene encoding 50S ribosomal protein L28 — MAKECFVCKKTVVSGNQVSHSNKHNKRVWKPNLQRVKVVIEGTPQRISVCTRCLRSGKVERA; from the coding sequence TTGTATGTAAAAAAACCGTTGTAAGTGGCAACCAGGTTAGTCATTCAAATAAACACAATAAACGAGTTTGGAAACCCAATTTGCAAAGAGTTAAAGTTGTAATTGAAGGTACACCACAACGAATTAGTGTTTGTACACGTTGTTTGAGATCCGGTAAAGTCGAAAGAGCTTAG